A window of the Bufo gargarizans isolate SCDJY-AF-19 chromosome 1, ASM1485885v1, whole genome shotgun sequence genome harbors these coding sequences:
- the MIER2 gene encoding mesoderm induction early response protein 2 — MSPSLASGGSTDLSPRFADSPDDWTLESEMRTEEAMFGSEPQLPYLRYTPTGKRDSQEKDQLLWDPNVIPEREVESYLSQAAEYQNQAGGRYCQDEGNVKDNEQALYELVKCRFNTDEALRRLSFNVKVVQGHLCAWSEDECRSFEQGFRVYGKNFHLIQANKVRTRSVGECVQYYYTWKKSERFEHFSQSRLGRRKQLLTTTSVEYECDVPNLDCRFGLRGLALRKDGIAGSKQNSSQNTTCSCEKDQFTCGLHSHPSPNQEDHQVPPPISSGNLSLDLCPPERPVLLDVRKQDHPLEAFNMADLSLPGFMSRPSIFCTNPISP; from the exons ATGTCTCCCTCCTTGGCTTCAGGAGGGTCAACTGATCTCTCCCCACGCTTTGCTGACT CTCCAGATGACTGGACGTTGGAGTCGGAAATGAGAACCGAG GAGGCTATGTTTGGATCTGAGCCTCAGCTTCCATATCTAAGATACACTCCAACAGGTAAGAGAG ATTCTCAGGAAAAGGACCAACTGCTGTGGGATCCTAATGTCATACCAGAAAGAGAAGTGGAGAGTTACCTCAGTCAGGCAGCAGAATATCAAAACCAAGCCGGGGGGAGATATTGCCAAGATGAAGGAAACGTCAAGGATAATGAACAG GCTCTCTACGAATTGGTGAAATGTAGATTTAACACAGACGAGGCTCTGCGGAGGCTGTCTTTTAATGTCAAGGTTGTACAAG GTCATCTATGTGCATGGAGTGAGGATGAATGTAGAAGTTTTGAGCAAGGGTTTCGGGTCTATGGTAAAAACTTCCATCTTATCCAGGCAAACAAG GTGCGTACACGGTCAGTGGGGGAGTGTGTGCAGTACTACTACACCTGGAAGAAATCTGAGCGTTTTGAGCATTTCTCACAGAGCCGCCTGGGCAGGAGGAAGCAGCTGCTGACCACTACATCAGT AGAGTATGAATGTGATGTGCCAAACTTGGACTGTCGATTTGGGTTGCGGGGATTGGCCTTAAGAAAAGATGGTATTG CAGGCTCTAAGCAGAACTCTTCCCAGAACACTACCTGCTCCTGCGAGAAAGATCAGTTTACTTGTGGACTCCACTCCCACCCTTCCCCCAACCAGGAGGATCATCAAGTACCTCCTCCAATCAGCAGTGGAAATCTTAGTCTTGATCTCTGTCCTCCAGAAAGGCCTGTATTGCTTGATGTCAGGAAACAAGACCATCCTCTGGAGGCATTTAATATGGCTGACTTGTCCCTTCCCGGCTTCATGTCAAGACCATCAATTTTTTGTACCAATCCTATCTCCCCCTGA